ACTGCGCGCGATAGCGCGGGCGACCGGCGCGGTCGGGGCCGTTTGGAGCGCGAGTTACGACCGGACCGGCATGCGCGCGGACGAGCGGCTGCAGTCCGAACTCGAAGAGGCGGGGTTGCTTGGGCTCGCGGTCCACGACGCGCCGGCCGTTCCGCCGGAAGAAACGGCCGCCGCGCGGCCGTCGGAAGGCGACGGTTACCGCGCGTTCGTGCCCTACTTCGACGTTTGGCGCGATCGCAACGTCGCGTCATACGAGGCGCCTCTGCTCCTGCATTTCGCCCGACGCGATCTGCAAAGCGAGCCGCTTCCGACGCCGGGCGAATTCGGTTCGGCGGTGACGCTCGAACCGGAGACCGCTGCGCCCGCCGCGGCGCTGCAAACGTTCCTCGACGGTCCGGGCTTGCAGTATGCGGTCGCGGCAAACGTTCCGGCCGAAGATCGCACGTCGCACTTGGCGGCTCCTCTGTCGTTCGGCACGATAGCGGCACGAACGGTGGTGCGCGAAACGCTGCGGCGCGCGGACGATCCGTTCTTGCTTGCCGAGGAACGCAGCTCGCTGCGGTTATTTCTGCGCTCGCTCGCGTTGCGCGATTTCTTCCTGCAGCTCGGCTGGTACCATCCGCGTACGGACGATCTGCCGCTGCAGGAGAAGATGCACGATTTCGCATTCGCATCGTCGCATCCGGCGCTCGAAGCGTGGCGCAACGGCGAGACGGGCTACCCGCTCGTTGACGCGGGAGTGCGACAACTCCGCGCGACGGGGTGGATGCATCCGCGGGTACGGGCGATCGCCGCGTCGTTTCTCTGCTTCGATCTCGGCGTCGACTGGCGCGTCGGACGCGCCGCTTGGGACGAACTGCTCGTCGAGGACGATCCGGCGATTGCGACCGGCAACTGGCAGTGGATCGCGGGCGTGGGCGCGGACATGGCGCAGTATCCGCGCATTTATAACCCGCGCAAGCAGGCCCGCCGGTTCGATCCGCGCGGAACGTACGCGCGCACGTGGGTGAGCGAACTCGCGCACGCGCCTGCGGGAGCGTTGCCGGGCGGTACCCGCACGCCCTCGTCGCAACTGAGTCTCGCATTTTTCGCCGCCGACGCCTACCCGCAGCCGGTCGTCGATCACGAACATGCCGCGCGCGAATTTCTAACGCGCTACCGAACGCACGTGCGAGCGCGTTAGATCAAGCGGGCAATTTCTCTTCGAGCCAATCGCCGACGATCGGTACGTTGACGTCGTCGCCGTGCCAGACCTTGATACCGAAGTAGACCGAGAGCACCAGGTAGACGGGCAGCATGAAAGCGAGCAGGATCGTCGCGCTGATGTTGATGAGCGGAATGTTGATCAGGAACAAAAGAATCGCATACAACCCGGCCATTCCGAGGTTGAATCCGACGGCCTGATACGCTTGCTTGCGCAGCCATTTACTGTGCTTGCGATCGAAGAGCGAGATCAACGCGAGAGGCGCGAGCGGAAAACCAAGCGCTACCAGCGCGCGCGATTCGACCGGGTCGGCCGCCTCGGTGACGGTTACCCGCGGCGGTGCCGGCGCTTGTGTGGCCTGTTGCTGCCACTGCTGGTTCCAAGGCTGGCGTTCGCGCGGCGGAACTTCGCCTGCGATGCCCCGGCGCGTTGCGGCGGCCGCATCGATCTTGGCGGCGAGTCGACAACTCGGGCAGGCCCCTTGGCTGTCGCGGCACGTCGCACAAATCGGCTTGCGGCAATCCGTGCACGGCGCGACGGACGGGACGTTTGAATGAAAGTAGCAATCCACGATGTTTTGCTGGCCCCCTTTACCTCTCACGTACCGGCGGCCCATCAAGAGGTTTCACGCCGTCCCGGCGGCAAGCGTTCGTCTCGATGACCCGTAACGAAACCCTCCGGCGCCTGGCGGGCGAAGCACGACCGTACTATCCGCGCTTGGCCGTTGCCATGCTGTTGGGAACCCTCGCCGGCCTCTCGAGTCTGGTCGCACCCTGGGGCTTCAAAGTCCTCATCAACGAGGTGCTGGTCGGCGCCGGAGCGTCGAAGCCCGCCAACGTTCGCGAACTCTATATCGTACTCGCGGCGATCTTTGGCGCCATGATGCTCGGGGCGATCGCCACGTACGGGCAAACGTATATAACGGCTTGGAGCGGCCAGCATCTGATCGCGCGAATGCGCGTCGCGCTCTTCGATCGCGTCATGCATCTGCCGCTCGCCGAGTTCGACAAGTGGCGGCCGGGCGAACTGATCTCGAGATTTTCGACGGACCTGCAATTAATGACCGATGCGGTGAGCATCAGCGTTCCGCAATTGGTCGTCAATACGGTGACGTTTCTCTCGTCTTTCATCTTCATGATCTACATCGACTGGCTGCTGACGCTCTCACTCATCGTTATCGCTCCGCTCGTGTCGTTCGCCGTCTCGCGCTTTCAAAAACTCATCTCGAGCAGCACGACCGGCGCGCAGATGCGGATCGCCGACCTGAACGCAAACCTCGCCGAAGCGCTCGGCGGCGAACGCATCATTAAGTCTTTCAACCGGGAAACGTACGAAACGCAGCGCTTCTCGCGGCGCAACGACGATTATTTCGGCACGTACATGAAACTCACGCAGTTCATCCAAACGCAGCCGCTGGTGCTCTCGGTCTTGATGATCTCGGCGATCGTCTTCATCATCTATCTCTCGGTGCACGAAGTGATCGTCTCGCACCGCTTAAACGTGGGCCAGATCTTCGAGTATTGGGCGTTGCTGGTCAATCTCATCAATCCGATGAACCGCTTCGCCGCGTTCGTCGGCGACATCGCGAAAGCGCTCGTTGGAGCGGGACGCATCTACGAGGTGCTCGATCTTCCAGTCGAGCGCGCGGACAAACCGGGTGCGCGATCGCTCGGTGCGGCTCGCGGACGTATCGCGTTCGATCGCGTGCATTTCTCGTACGGCCTCGGCGAACGCTCGGCGCTCGAAGACGTCAGCGCCGTGATCGAGGCCGGCGAGGTCGTCGCCCTGGTCGGGCCGTCGGGCGCCGGCAAGACGACGATCGTGAATATGGTTCCGCGGTTTTACGAGCCGCAATCGGGACGGATATTGCTCGACGACGTCGATCTCTCGGATATCCGTCTGAACGATCTGCGCGCGGCGATCGGCATCGTTCCGCAGGAAGCGCAGCTCTTCCGCGGCTCGATCGCGGAGAACATCCGGTACGGCCGCCTGGAGGCCACCGACGAGGAAGTTCGGCGAGCCGCCCGCGAGGCCAACGCCGAGGAATTCGTCCTCGAATTTCCCGAGGGGTATGCGACCGAGGTCGGCGAGCGGGGAGCCCGCCTCTCCGGCGGACAACGCCAGCGCATCTCGATCGCGCGGGCGATCCTGCGGGATCCGCGCATCCTGATCCTAGACGAAGCGACGAGCGCCCTGGACAGCCACTCCGAGGCGCTCATCGAGCAGGCCCTCGATCGGCTGCTGCCCGGCCGAACGACGCTGATCATCGCCCACCGGCTATCCACGATCCGGCGGGCCCACAAGATCCTCTATATCGAGCAAGGGCGCGTCCTCGAAATGGGCACGCACGACGCACTGCTCGCGGCCGGCGGGGCCTACGCCGCCCTCCACGCGCGCCAATTTGCGGGGGCTCAATAATCGCCCGAGCCCGGCCGATACGGTTAAGTGATGAGCGACATCAGTGCTTTGAGTTTCGGCTCGTCGATCGATCTGCTTTCCAACGCCATGAACGGCGCCGGCATGGAGCACGACGCGATCGCCCAGAACATCGCAAACGTCGACACGCCGAATTATAAGCGGCAGAACGTTTCGTTTCGCGAAGCGCTCGCGGCGACGCAGGCGCCCTCGGCCGATTCGGGCACGCTGACGCTAGCGACCGACGACGCTCGCCAATTCGATATCGGCGGCGCGCAGTCCAGCCAAGCCTTCGATCCGCAAACGCAAACCGATACGACCCGCGCGATGCGCACCGACGGCAACAACGTCGATATCGATCAAGAGATGGCCGAACTCTCGCAAAATTCCGGGTATTCCCAAACGATGGCGCAGCTGCTGCAGGTGCAATTCATGCGCCTGCGCGAGGCGATTACGGAGCAACCGAAATAATGGGTTTTTACGATTCGATCGAGATCAGCTCGTCGGGTCTCTCCGCCGAACGGCTCGCCATGGACGTGATCGCGAACAACATCGCGAACGCGAACACGACGCACACGCCGCAGGGCGGCGCCTTCAAACGCCAGCTCGTGGTTTTCGCCGAGAAGCCGGGCGCGACGCCGGGAACGGGCGCCGGAGCGGATCCGGGCGCGCCGAGCGGCGACGGATCGGCCGGTCAATCCGGAGTTGAAGCGGTCGGTATCGTGCAGGACCAAAGCCCCGATCGATTGGTTTTCGATCCGAGCAACCCCGATGCGGACGGTCGCGGCTACGTGCACTATCCCAACATCTCGGTCGTCAAAGAGATGGTCGACATGATGGCGGCCTCGCGCGCCTATCAAGCAAACGTCACCGCGATTCAAGAAGCGCGTACCGCCGACTCGGCCACCCTCGGATTGCTGCGGAGTTAAACGATCGTGAATATCGATACCGACTATCGCGCCGCGATGAGCAGCATCGTGCCCGGCACCTTCGCGCCCGATATCGCGGGTTCGAACGCTCCGTTGACGCAGCCGCTCGACGGCGGCGTGGCCGGGGCGACGGGAGTCTCGTTCAAAGACACCGTGAAATCGATGCTCGCCGACGTCAACGACAAGATGGCCACCTCGGATCAGCTCAGCGCGGATCTGGCGACCGGCAAGACCAACGACGTCAATAAGGTCGTGACCTCGGTAGAAGAGGCGAATCTGTCGATGCAGTTCACGCTCGCGATCCGCAACAAGCTGCTCGATGCGTACACGGAAATTTCCCGGATGCAGATGTAATAGGCATCCCCTAAAACTCCCGGCAGAGTCTGCCGATAGTAGAAGAGAACGCGGCCGGACTGCCCTTCGCACGGGGTGGGGGCCGCGGTGGAACCTGACCGATTGACGGTTCCACACGTACGTCAAAGTACAACCACACCGTGCGGAGGTTTTTATTTTGGTACGTGGGCTCTACACGGCAGCGGCCGGGGCACTCGTGGCGCAGTCGCAAGCGGACGTGATCGCGAATAATCTCGCGAACGTGAACACGAGCGGCTTCAAGCAGACGCTCTTGCAAGTTGCCTCGGCGCCGGAGATGGGCGTCTACCGCTTTCAAACCGAGCCCGGCCAGGACTCCGGCAAACGCACGCCCGGAATTCCGACGCAGCAATACGTCGGCGCGCTCGGCACGGGCTCGCAGGTCTACGATACGCCGGCGCAGTTCGGTCAGGGCGCGCTCGAGCAGACGGGCAACGATCTCGACCTCGCGATTCAAGGCGACGCATTCTTCGCGGTGCAGACGCCCGCCGGCGTTCGCTACACGCGCGACGGTCAGTTCGCGCGCGGCCCCCAAGGCGATCTCGTCACGATGGACGGTAACCGCGTGCTCGGCCGCAACGGCCCGATCGTTTTGCCGCCGGGTGAGATTCACATTGGGTCCGACGGTTCGATCGCTGCGGGGGCGCGGCAGGTCGACCAACTGCGCGTCGTGCAGTTCGCGAATCTTTCGGCACTTCGCCCCGAAGGCGACAATCATTTCGCCGACACGGGCGCCGCGCGCCCGGCGCTGGCGACCACCTCGACCGTTAACCAGGGCTTCCTGGAGAAGAGCAACGCGAACGTGGTGCGCTCAATGGTCGATCTGATCACCGCGCAGCGCTGGTTCGAAGCCAACGAAAAAGTCATCCAAACCGAAGATCAAGCAACCGGCCTGGTCATTGCCAACGTCGGCCGCAGCACGGGCCAATAAGGAAGCACACCGATCATGATGCGAGCACTCTACTCCTCGGCGACCGGCATGGAAGCCCAACAATACCAAATGGACACGATCTCCAATAACTTGGCGAACGTGAACACCACGGGCTTTCGCCGCAACGAAGCGCGTTTTCAAGACTTGGTCTATCAGGAGCTGCGCGGCCCGGGTTCGCCCGTCGGCGCGAGCGTCGTGCCGGTCGGCCAAGACGTCGGCTTGGGCGTGAAGATCGGCTCGTCGGAGAAGATCTTTACGCAAGGCACGCTGCAGCAGACCGACAATCCGCTCGATCTCGCCGTGCAGGGCGACGGGTTCTTCCAAGTCACGATGCCGGACGGCACGACGTCGTACACCCGTGACGGCTCGTTCAAGCGCGATGCCAACGGATCGCTCGTTACCGCCGACGGCTACTTCGTGCAGCCGCAAATCACGATTCCGCAGAACGCGCAGGCGCTGCAAGTCGGCCAAGACGGCACGGTAACGGCCACGGTGCCCGGCTCGAACCTGCCGCAACAGCTCGGACAGATTCAGCTCGCACGCTTCGTTAACGCCGCGGGACTCTCGCCCATCGGCGGTCACAATCTGTACACGCAAACGGCGGCCTCGGGCGCGCCGATCGTCTCGAACGCGGGCCTTAACGGCACGGGCAACATTCAGGGCGGCTACTTGGAGAACTCCAACGTCCAAGTCGTTCAAGAGATCGTGAACATGATCGTCGCGCAGCGCGCGTACGAAGCCAACTCCAAAGCGATCAGCACCGCGGACCAGATGCTGCAGACCGCAGTTCAGACGAAGAGTCCGTAGTGAACGCCGCGCGCTCGCTCGCCGTCGCGATCCTCGCCGGCCTCGTTGCCCTCGCCCCGGTTACCGCGCTCGCGCGGCAATTCGGCGAGCAGCGCGTGGCCGGCTCGCGGATCGCCGCGGTTGCGTTGCGCGCGCTGCATGCCTTACCGAGCGACGCGATGCGATCGTACGTCGCCGCCTCGGATATGCCCGACCAGGTCGTCGCGCCGGGGCGCGTCGGACTTCAAGTAGGCACGCCGATCGTGACGGCAAGTTTCGTCAACGTTCCGGTGGCGATTTCGATCGACGGAAAGGTCGACCGCACGGTCTTTGCCGGCTTCCGCGTTCAATCGTACGTTGAAACCGCCGTAGCCGCCCGCGACCTGCCGCCGGGCAGCGTGCTCGGCCTCGACGATTTGGTGCTGGCTCGCGTTCCGTACGCGGGGCGGCCTGCCAATGGGGTCGACGTGCTCGTCGGCCGCAAGATTAACGGTACCGTCCTCAAGGGCGAGCCCATTCCGGTCGAAGTGACGGTAGAGAACCAAATCGTCAAACCCGGCTCGACCGTCATGATGATCGTACGCGACGATGGGGCTGCCGTCACCGCCGATTGTATCGCGCGGACCGGCGGCGGGCTCGGCGACACGGTCTCGGTCTACAACCCGCAGACGAACAAGGGTCTTACCGGCACCGTGACGGCGCCGGGTACCGTGGAACTCGACATCTCTGGAGGCGACACCCAGTGAAACGCATCGCTGCACTCATTCTCGCGCTAGCGTTCGTTTCGGCGCCCGCCGCAGCCGATACGCTGTACGTGGCACCGCCGCCGAGCGTAGCGCTCGGACATCCGCTGCGATTGGGGCCGGATCATCGCGCATCGCAGGTCGGCGATCTCATCGCCGTCCAGTTCAATTTTGCGGTTACGAGCCAGAATACGGATGTCGTCAATAACACGAAGGGGTACAACGTCGGACTCGCGCCCGGAGCCGGAAACGCGGCGCTCGGCTTTTTGCGCTTTCCGACGTCGATCGGCGGACAGACCGGTCTGCAGACCAATCACAGTAAGAACGGCAGCAGTCTCTTTGCCTCGGCGATGATGGCGCAGGTCGTGGGCGTGCTGCCCAGCGGCGCGCTGCAGATCGAGGGCAATCAGCATCTGCTCATCAACGGCCAGGATCAGGTGCTGCACGTCACCGGATTCGTGCGTCCCGAAGACATCGACACAGCCGATTCGGTGCTTTCCACGCGCATCGCGAACGTCCAAGCGACGTTCAATGGAAATTTCGACGATAAGAAGGGCCTCATTCGCCGCATTTTGGACGTGCTGTTTTAATGAAATTACAACGATTTGCAGCGAGCCTGCTCGGCGCCGCGTTCCTCGCCTCGACGTTCGTCGCGGTTCCGGCCGGCGCGCAGGACGTCAAAGTTAAAGACATCGCGCACGTACAGGGAGTGACGGGCAATCAACTCGTCGGATACGGCCTCGTGAGCGGCCTCAACGGCACCGGCGATTCGAGTTCGGTCATTTTTACGAGTCAAACGCTTCAGAACGTTCTGCAATCGTTCGGTCTATCGACGACCAGCAACGAGGTGCGAACGCGCGACGTGGCGGCCGTGATCGTGACCGCAACGCTTCCGCCGTTCGCTCACTCGGGCGATAACGCCGACGTGACCGTCTCGGCGATGGGCGATTCGACGAGCCTCCAAGGCGGCACGCTCGTGCTCACGGAGCTCAAGGGTGCCAACGATCTCGTCTACGCGACCGCCCAGGGCCCGCTCTCGATCGGCGGTTTTACCGCCGGTTTCGACGCCGGGAACAGCGTCACGAAGAATCATCCTACCGCCGGCCGCATACCCAACGGCGCCGTCATCGCGCGCGACATGGTTACGAATATCCAGAGCGGCGACGGGTTCAATTACGTGCTGACGACCCCCGATTTCAAAACGGCTGCGAATCTCGCGACGACCCTCAACCACCATTTCGGCGGCGGCACGGCCGGCGCACGCGATGCCGAGACGATTCACGTCACGCTGCCGCCGAGCTACCGCAACAACCCGGTGCAGTTCCTGGCCGACGCAAGCGATCTCGAGTTCACCCAAGATGAACTCGCGAAAGTCGTCATGAACGAGCGCACGGGGACGATCGTCTTCGGCGGCAACATCAAGCTCGCGCCTTGTGCGATCGCCCACGGTAACCTTTCGATCACGATTTCGCAGAGCAACAAATTCGTTCCGGGCAGCCCGTTCTCGGCGGCGACCTCGCCCGGCGGCCTGCAGACCAACACGCGAGTCAACGTGCAGGAGAAGGCGCATCAACTCACGTTCATCGCGGGTGCGGCCACGCTCTCGTCGGTGGTGCGGGCGCTCAATACGATGGGCGTCTCGCCGCGCGATCTCATCGCGATCGTTCAAGCACTTCGCGAGGCCGGCGCGCTGCAAGCGGATCTGGAGATCCAGTAGTGGACGTGCAAAAGGTCGATGCCCAGCAGCTAACGCCCGATCAGACGTCGGCGCTCAAACGTCTACATCAGGCCGCCACGCAGCTCGAAGGCGTTTTTCTTAACATGCTCTTCAAGGCGATGCGCGATACGGTGCCGCAGGAGACCGTGTTCGGCAAACAGTCCGCCGGCGAGAGCACGTTCCAGGAAATGCTCGACAGCCAGCGTGCCGACCAGATGGCGCAGTCCGGTTCGTTCGGCGTCGCGCGCGTGCTCGAAGCGCAGTTGCGCGCGAGCGTTCTTTCCGATGCGAGTCATGAAGCCAAAATCCAAATGCCGGGAGCGATCGAACCGTGAGCGATAACTGGGAAGCCTTTGCGGCCGCGCTGCAGGACGAATCGGCGAGTATCGCGCGGCTCAACGTCGCGGCGCTCGCCCTCACTCAAGTGCTCGTCCAAGGCGAGCCGGGCGAGATCATGCGCGCCGACCGCGAACTCAACGCGGCGCGTCAGGAACATTCCGGCGCGACCGGCAAACGTCGCGGCATGCAGGCCCGCGGCTTCGGCACGATGACGCTGCAGCAAGTCTGTCAGTACGCGCCGTCAAATCTGGCGGGACAGTTCAATCAGCGCCTGAGCGAGATTACCTGCGGTGCCATTCAACTCGGAATTACGATAAGCAACAACAAGGCGCTCATTATGTCGGGGCTCGCGCGGTTGATGAGCGTTACCTCCAAACTGCAAGAGTCTGCGAGCGATCGGCCCGGCGTTTACAAACGGCGCGGTTTCGTCCCGCCGCCCGACGGCAGCGTGCTCGTGAGTAGTAAGTGCTGATATGAGTTTCTACGGTATGGGCCTGATGGGCAAGACCCTCGAGGCCTTCCAGTACGCCGCCAACGTTACGTCGGACAATATCGCCAATGCGAACACGCCGGGCGCGTCGCGGCAGATCGTAGACCTGACGCAAGCTCCGCCCATCGTCGGCTCGCCGTTCTACGCGGCCCACGGCGGTGGAACGGTCGGCGACGGCGTCGTCGTCTCGCAGGTGCAGCGCATTCACGCCGACTCGTACGACGCGCTTTTCCGCGGCGCGTCTTCGTCGCAGAATTATTTCAGCGTTCAGCAGAACCAACTCAACGCGCTGCAGGCGTCGCTTGGCGAGCCCAACGGCGGGATCAGCACGCAGTACACGTCGTTCCAGACCGCGATCAATCAATTGGTCGCGCAGGCGGGCAGCGGCAATAGCGTGAGCGCGCGCAAGTCCGTCCTGCAGGCGGCGCAAGCGCTTGCGAGCGCGCTGAACAATGCGTCGAACACCATTACGGCCCAAAAAACGCAGGTGGTCCAACAGGCCGGCGCCATCGTGACGAAGGTCAACGGAATCCTCGATCAGATCGGCGCGCTGAACCAGCAGATCCGGGCGTCGACGGCGGTCGGGGACAATCCCAATACGTTCCAGGATCAGCGCGACCAATTAATCGATCAGCTTTCGCAGTACGTTTCGACGCAGACGTCGATTCAACCCGACGGTTCGACGCTCGTAACCGTCAACGGTCAGGCATTGGTCAACGACGCGGCCGTCTATCACCTCGCGCAGCCGGTGATCGGCACGGCGGCCAACGGAACGCCGACCTTTAAGATCGACTTTCAGCGTAACCCGCCGCCGGCTGCCAACGCACCCGGTATTCCGCTCGGCAGCGGGCAGCTCGCCGGGTTTGCGGATCTCTATAACAACAAACTCGCCACCTATGGGACGCAACTCGATAATTTCGCATCGTCGCTCGCGAACGAGGTCAATCGCGTCACGCAGGCCGGTTACGATCAAAACGGCATCGCCGGTCAGGCGCTCTTCCAGCCGATCGTGACGGCGCTGCCGATTACGGCGGGGAACATCCAGGTCGGCATCTCCGATCCTTCGCAGTTGCCGGCCGGCCTCGCGTCGACGGCCGCCGGATCGCTCGTGCTTCCGCTAAACTCGGCTAATAATACCGTCGACACTTCGGCGGCGATCAACGCGAACCAATCGCTCGCAAACCCGCCGCCTGCAGCCGGAACCAACGGCACGCTCTCCGTGACGGTTGACGGCGCCACGCAGAATTTTGCGTACGATACCTCGGCGCCGGCCGACGCCACGATCAACGGCTTCATCGCGCACTTTAACAACGGTCACCTCGGCGTTACGGCGTCGTTCGACGTCGCGTCCCAGCGCATCGTATTCGCGCGGGACCCGGCAAACGCCGATCTGGCCCACCGAGCCGCGCAGGGTGCGAACCCCGCGACGCCGGCGTTTACGATTACCGATGTGCCGGGCGCCGGTGCCGGGATTCTCTCCGCCCTGAGTGCGACGGCGATTAACGGCGTGGCGCAAAACTCGGCGAACGCGTTCGGTGCTAAGGATAACGGCGGCGCGAACGCCATTCTTAAAATCTTCAATGCAAACGTCGGCGTGCCCGCATTGCAGACGACCAGCGCC
This sequence is a window from Candidatus Baltobacteraceae bacterium. Protein-coding genes within it:
- the flgK gene encoding flagellar hook-associated protein FlgK, whose amino-acid sequence is MSFYGMGLMGKTLEAFQYAANVTSDNIANANTPGASRQIVDLTQAPPIVGSPFYAAHGGGTVGDGVVVSQVQRIHADSYDALFRGASSSQNYFSVQQNQLNALQASLGEPNGGISTQYTSFQTAINQLVAQAGSGNSVSARKSVLQAAQALASALNNASNTITAQKTQVVQQAGAIVTKVNGILDQIGALNQQIRASTAVGDNPNTFQDQRDQLIDQLSQYVSTQTSIQPDGSTLVTVNGQALVNDAAVYHLAQPVIGTAANGTPTFKIDFQRNPPPAANAPGIPLGSGQLAGFADLYNNKLATYGTQLDNFASSLANEVNRVTQAGYDQNGIAGQALFQPIVTALPITAGNIQVGISDPSQLPAGLASTAAGSLVLPLNSANNTVDTSAAINANQSLANPPPAAGTNGTLSVTVDGATQNFAYDTSAPADATINGFIAHFNNGHLGVTASFDVASQRIVFARDPANADLAHRAAQGANPATPAFTITDVPGAGAGILSALSATAINGVAQNSANAFGAKDNGGANAILKIFNANVGVPALQTTSAAAVAAGSQVVTLPAGIANIQTGQVLTVDAGAPGQENVVVSAIAINPVTGIEQITATFANPHAAGFSIASAQTQTLGQYYGQTVTQVGLDAQTAITGTASQTNLTKNIDQVRQGIDGINIDEETQNLIKYQNAYQAAARTVNVLDSLLNTVINTLGKGF